tcctcttcgcgCTTTGCCCTGAGTTCAGCTTCTCGCCTCTCCTGCTGGAGCTGAAGGAAGAACATCAGCAGTCAAATGAGAAGAAGGCACGGACTGAAATACGCAACAAGGACAGGAATCCCATTTTGCATTGGACACAACCTAATTTGAATAGTTTTTGTGCCAGGTAGTGCTTTCAGATGAAAGCTTTTTGCTCTTTAAGTGAATACAATGAGATACAACAAAGCGGATGACTCTACATGCAAAACACTTACTACATTAAAAAGCAAGAAAGCCAGTAATTGTAGATTGTGAACTTGCTTTAAATGGCTGAACCCACCTTTTGAAGCTGTTCCAGAGTTGGACCCTGAGTAGAAGGATTCATTGTTATGTCCCAAAGACTGGCTTCACCGCCTACATAGAAATCAGATTGGATTAATTAAGCACAAGCAGGAACGTGCATTGGGCTTCACAAGCAGGTGGCAGTCTGAGGAGTACCTGACGGCTGTGAAGCTGAGGTATGCATGTCCCACATGGACCCTGTATCTGGCACTGACATCGACCTGTTCATCGAAGGCATCATACCCTGCTCACTGCACCTGGACGAAACCAAACCAAGTTTAACACTGAACGTAAAGGGCAAATGATCAAAAGACCTCCGTGAAATGACTGAAACTAGGACCCAAACAAAACGTAAGTAGATCACACCCCCACATTCCGACCTGTTAATGAGCTGGaatagctgctgctgttggagctgctgataaagagctgctgctgctgccaggtCCTGTTGCTTTTTCAGGCGGTCCTGGTCCACGTTACCCTGAGAAATTCACAGAGACCCCTAAATAAAACTCCAAATTACAGCTATGCATATAAAGTGTGAAAAGACTAAGAGAGAATTGCTTGTGGAGAATATTACATTAATTACAACCACAGGCTATGCTTTACAAATTAGGCTGCGTGTCTGCTGAATACAGAGCTGTTAGAAATAGGCCAAATTGGAATTGGCCATATCTGGAGTGTTATATTACAGCATTAAATGCAGGTCTGGAGGCTGCCTGTGCTGCGCCACTAATATGAAGCTTACATGCAAACAAGGATTTTATGCCAGGCCACTGCTAATATGGTTATACGACTGTGGTTTGAATTTGCATATCCCTTTCCTACTTCCGACGAAAGAGGATATTGGCTGTAACACtgttaaaaagacaaatcctAAAAACCAAGCGTGAGCAATTTCACAAATCTCTCAAATTAAACGGAATTTGAatgaatcaatgtttttttttaccgtaaCCTGTCTATCAAgcttccctctcctctgcatCCTCCCCTCCCCATCCTCAGCGTTGGCTGAGCTCTGACTCACAGTCCCGGCGGACCCCCGGCTGGACTGCGGGCGCTGCGTCGGCGGGGGCTGTCTCACTAGCAGGGGCGGCGGGGAAGGCCCCGGGGCGAAGGGCACGCGGCCCCACATCTTGATGACGTCGCCCAGGGGCTGGAAGCCCTCGTCGCAGCCCCGCTTCACGAGCAGGGTCATGGTGAAGTAGCCGGCCTGGAACCACTCGCACATCTCCACGGTGGTGAACGGACCTGGTGGCGGGTGGGACGCGGAGACGAAGGGATGAGTTTACGTGCACCTGACTTTGTGCTGCACCTCTCCTTTCCGTCCATTCAGACgaaaaaacaatgttaatgAACCAAAATGCCGTGCTTAGAGTGTACGAACGCAGAATGTACCCTGGATCTCTCCCTGTGGGTCCTTGTAGAACCACTTCATGGCGGCCTCGTGCGACAGCGGCAGAGCGGCTGCTGTGTTCCTGCTCTCATGCTGCTGCAGAGCCTGGGTGAAACACTCTTCCTCCAGCGAAGTGTCCTGCAGCGATGCCACCATCTTTTCCGCCTCCTATGCGAGTGCACGCACACAAGCGAGTCATCACACCAAAACATAAATTGACCCATGCACGTTTTGAATAGATTGAATATGGATTTCAAAGTAGATTAGAGTGAACTGTGTGGTTCCTACCTGCTGCAGATGCTTCATGCCCTCATCGTCCTCCGTGTCTCCTCCAGGTGGAGGGTGGAGAGGGGCAGCagaggaagggggtgggggaggcaggctggaggaggcgggggcgtCGGGGTTCATGTGGACCTTGGAGAACCCGAACGTAGCCATGTCTGACACAAGAACACAAAGCAGAGTTTAGATgttgaggggtgggggggcacccAGTGGCTCTTTATATGCTACAGAGGCAACAGCAGGTTTAGTAAACAAGATATTAAATGACTGGGGATAAACATATTGTGTATCAAACCAAAATATCAACGTGGCTGAATCTCCTTCAACACCCATGAGGTCAGAGACTTAAAGAGCCAAAAGCTCTAAAGTTACATCGCCAGGACTCTCAACACTTCAGATCTGGAAGTATGAATAGCTACATGTTTGGATAGTGTTGGTCTGGAAGTCGACTCTTTGAAATCCTGTTGGTTGCTTCAGGGATTCCAAAAAGATTGAGTCTATTGGTAAGAATCAGTCAATAAGAGATTTGTGTAAGAACAAATCTTATGCAATTTATAAAACTGATCCACTGACCAGAAACCGTGCGCACCTGCTGTTCTTTGTTCAAGTACTTAATATTCAGTGATCTTCACTATATCACTGAACCTAACCCATAACATTACATATGATCTAACAGAAGTGAGGTATGAATAATAGTGAAGCAAgcatgtgaaaaacacaaaactcaTCTAAATATTGATTCGCATTAGAACATGGCTTTATTAAATCAATACGAGATCTTGTAAGAAGCTTGATCTCAATAAAGACTGATGATACCGCAGCTGACTAAATCCATCTTCATGGCGTTGCGATAAGGCGTACCTTCACTGGACGTGCTGCCGGCCTTGACGGGGTGGCTGTTGTTCAGCTGAGGGTTTTCCACCACTGGGCCGGCGTTGCTGGGCCGAGGCTCCAAGGAGGGAGGGGAACAGTGGATGAGagcgggaggagacgaggagggagacGTTTGCTGCGTCTCGCCTTCCCCACCAGCAGAGCCAGCTTCTTTAATCTCTGTGAGGTCGCAGAGGAAGAAAGTAAAGATGCCACAATCATCACATTTTTGCTTTTAACTCTTATCGGTCACTGAAACAACAGGTGGGCATTGAAGAgactaaataattaaacaaattaaagagTTTTTCCTCACCcttgtctttttctccctcaGCACTGTTCCTGTCCATGTCAGCATAGcactcctcctcatcgtcctcctcgATGCCCTTGaactcaaactcctcctccaggaTTGACTCCTTCCCACCCTTCTGACCCAAGAAGACCAGGAGAAGTTGTAGAAATTAGGGGAGAAAATAGTGACAAGACGTTGCTGGTTTTTGAGGCCGTTTTGTATAAAACCTTTTTGTGAATATGTTTTTGATGCCAGGTGCTGaacgtggaaaaaaaataaaacccaccTTCATAGTCATGAACGCTCCAGAGGAGTCAAACGTGCCcatctctccatcctcctcgtcTGTACACCACTCGGGCAGGCCGTCCCTGTCGTCCTCTAGTCCCTCGCTGCCTGCACGCCGACGGCCGccaccgccgctgccgccgTGGCCGTCCGAGTCCCGGAAATCAAAATCAAACTTCCGGCGACGACTCTCGCCTGGACCCGTGTGGTCCCGCCAGCCTGCTGAGCGAGGACCGCCATCTGACAAAAGACATGGGCCGCCATCAGTGTCAAACTGGACTGGagtcacaaaagaaaaacaaagtacaGCATTAAAATTTTCAGGAAGAACACATTGAAGTTACAGCAAATCCCACTTTCTGTGCAGTCTAACAAGCGTTTTGGAGAAAGGTCACGTGGCATTTTAACCTTTTAACATCTTTAAAGTGCCCTGTTTCAGCTAAAAACCTGCCTGcgtcatttatatatatatatatatgtatgtattatcTATCTATGTAttttcacacaacacacacactagagTATGAACGAAAAGATAACGCATCGTGTTATTACCAGGATTCAAATGGTCTCAACTGAGGGGTGTAACAAACCATTGTCGAGCACACAGTTTGGGCCCGTTTGTAGGAATCCGGATTTGTCCAGTGCCAAAATATCAGGGGcgctctcgcacacacacacgtgagcacactcccaccagcggacagagagcgcgCTTTGTTAGAAATCCCACCAGTTTAGCTTTCATTTGCAACACTAACACTCCAattaatttgtgtttgtatgtctcATACCATCCCTGCGGATTCCAGTAAGTCTCCAGTTGGTGGCCGGCTCTGCGCTCCCGACCACGCCCCCACCGACCCCGCCGaccacacccccaccctcctcctcctcctgctcctcccgcaGGATGCGCCAGTTATCGCTGTCCGCCCGCGCGTACTCCTTCCTCCCCGGAACCACGGGAGCGACGGGCTCTTCGAAGCCGGGGCGCGCCACCTCCCGCCGCAGCGGCTTCTCGAACCGCCGCTCGCCcctgaggagaggggggggggggggggggggaattcggACGGATCAGTGAAGTCACCAAGACGGGAAGAGAAATAGTTCTGGACAAAACCTGCATCACATCACCGCTGATAGATTCGTCCACTTTAACTTCCCGTATTAGCTAAAAATGGTGAAGACACTCAATGCAAATACAAATTCCGAAGAAGATAATTGACTCACCAGTTAAGACACATGCCATTACTACGCCATATGAGAACATGCAGCCATGAATTATTTGACCTTTAATGGTGCCGTCCGGCTCCTTCTTACCGGTCATCCCAGCTCTGGCTACGGTGGATCTCTCGGACGCTGCGTCCGAAACCCACCTCGGGTTCTTCAATACTTCTTTGGTAGAATCCACTTTCTCCACGACCTCGTCCTgattacacacatacacacacacacacacacaggtgtttaTATTTTACATCAGCATCTGAACCGAGTTCTTGTAATAAGACAGCTGGAATGTGCTCTCTCGTATCTgtcattttctattttgaaaTGAACACCGATGAAAAAGGTGCAGACTGAAACAAACAccagcacatgcacacaaattgTGAAAACCCCACAGCCGTTTCCTAGGCCTTCCGGAAGCGGACGGCTGGTGTTTGCGTTGGCCCTTGGCGTGCGCGCACTGCTGTGCGAGGCACAAGGGGGGTTCACAAGCCCAGCCCTTTCAGACAGGTGTGTCTGGACAAAAGGACGACTATGCAGACAGGGCCAAGAAAAGTGTGCTGTATCAAGACGGTGgaagaaaagggggaaataaacaCTTCAGTGGTTGGCTTGAATAAACCGTTACTTTGCCTGGATAACAGTCATTGGAGCTCCAGCCAAGGCTTTTGGGCAGcatttgtgttgctgttggaCTCGAGTGAGTTTCAGCATAAGTGCTCGTGGATTTATCATTAGTGTACTTAGGCCCAATCAATGCTGTTCTATATTTCTTGCGGTTTCCCTTCTAATGGGTGtgggcggtggaggagggggggggggggggggggggttgccattAGTTTTTACCTCGACCGCCTCTCGGGGCACCTCGTCCTCGGGCCACTCCAGCTGGGGCGGCCCCGCCCACGCCTTTTCCCATGAGCCTCAGCACAGCCACGCTGTTCACAGACATGGAGAAGttcctctgcagagagagaacagaaaGAGGGCAAAGGGAGGAATGTGAGGAATGTGAGCTCACAGCCATATTCGTTAATCAACTAAGCAGCTCGCTTCGTGGCCGAGGTGAGATGGCTATGACGGCACACGGCGAGCTCAAACCGCTCAGCGGTTTGCAGGCATCACTGTGTGTTGGTGAccaacctgctcctcctcagtgAGTGCCACCAGTGCCAGTGGCTGCATGGGCTCATCTTGCAGAATAGCAGCAAACTCCTTATCCTGCATGTCCTCTGGGacctaaaacaacaacaggcaCTTAGATGATCTTCATACGTTCCCCCATGACTTCTGAAAGCAACGGACCTCCAAACAGTTCT
This sequence is a window from Pungitius pungitius chromosome 1, fPunPun2.1, whole genome shotgun sequence. Protein-coding genes within it:
- the gigyf1a gene encoding GRB10-interacting GYF protein 1 isoform X4, which encodes MTAETLNFGPEWLRALSSGGSVTSPPPSPAMPKYKLAEYRYGREEMLALYIKDNKVPEDMQDKEFAAILQDEPMQPLALVALTEEEQRNFSMSVNSVAVLRLMGKGVGGAAPAGVARGRGAPRGGRGRGRGESGFYQRSIEEPEVGFGRSVREIHRSQSWDDRGERRFEKPLRREVARPGFEEPVAPVVPGRKEYARADSDNWRILREEQEEEEGGGVVGGVGGGVVGSAEPATNWRLTGIRRDDGGPRSAGWRDHTGPGESRRRKFDFDFRDSDGHGGSGGGGRRRAGSEGLEDDRDGLPEWCTDEEDGEMGTFDSSGAFMTMKKGGKESILEEEFEFKGIEEDDEEECYADMDRNSAEGEKDKEIKEAGSAGGEGETQQTSPSSSPPALIHCSPPSLEPRPSNAGPVVENPQLNNSHPVKAGSTSSEDMATFGFSKVHMNPDAPASSSLPPPPPSSAAPLHPPPGGDTEDDEGMKHLQQEAEKMVASLQDTSLEEECFTQALQQHESRNTAAALPLSHEAAMKWFYKDPQGEIQGPFTTVEMCEWFQAGYFTMTLLVKRGCDEGFQPLGDVIKMWGRVPFAPGPSPPPLLVRQPPPTQRPQSSRGSAGTVSQSSANAEDGEGRMQRRGKLDRQVTGNVDQDRLKKQQDLAAAAALYQQLQQQQLFQLINRCSEQGMMPSMNRSMSVPDTGSMWDMHTSASQPSGGEASLWDITMNPSTQGPTLEQLQKLQQERREAELRAKREEEEQRKRREEKRRLQEDQKRREEEDLFRRKQCRQQQELIMKLLQQTPQQQGPGASGSGWSGSSSSGLSKSGKPPALALLEMQQEAERLLKQQQQQRAQQQRERHSGMSMGSSSMGGQWADGVGMWGGPGGMESKGSSVSSSGSMGMWDEAVKNQSGLRGNSNNNMGLKNSRSSPSLSEQYMMRRKRTEEEEKLLKLLQGMKPQDGFTTWCEQMLHALNTSANNSSSSLDVATIVAYLKEVESPYAVLDFIRSYLGDTVEAKEFAKQFLERRAKQKANQQRQQQQLSKEVAGLNMNFPLQDSMRGMNPSTLQSMFQANHMGKSGLYDIQGGKMKKKQPMMLHSDPSILGYSFHNTGECLSLNEMEMVEDY
- the gigyf1a gene encoding GRB10-interacting GYF protein 1 isoform X6 gives rise to the protein MTAETLNFGPEWLRALSSGGSVTSPPPSPAMPKYKLAEYRYGREEMLALYIKDNKVPEDMQDKEFAAILQDEPMQPLALVALTEEEQRNFSMSVNSVAVLRLMGKGVGGAAPAGVARGRGAPRGGRGRGRGESGFYQRSIEEPEVGFGRSVREIHRSQSWDDRGERRFEKPLRREVARPGFEEPVAPVVPGRKEYARADSDNWRILREEQEEEEGGGVVGGVGGGVVGSAEPATNWRLTGIRRDDGGPRSAGWRDHTGPGESRRRKFDFDFRDSDGHGGSGGGGRRRAGSEGLEDDRDGLPEWCTDEEDGEMGTFDSSGAFMTMKKGGKESILEEEFEFKGIEEDDEEECYADMDRNSAEGEKDKEIKEAGSAGGEGETQQTSPSSSPPALIHCSPPSLEPRPSNAGPVVENPQLNNSHPVKAGSTSSEDMATFGFSKVHMNPDAPASSSLPPPPPSSAAPLHPPPGGDTEDDEGMKHLQQEAEKMVASLQDTSLEEECFTQALQQHESRNTAAALPLSHEAAMKWFYKDPQGEIQGPFTTVEMCEWFQAGYFTMTLLVKRGCDEGFQPLGDVIKMWGRVPFAPGPSPPPLLVRQPPPTQRPQSSRGSAGTGNVDQDRLKKQQDLAAAAALYQQLQQQQLFQLINRCSEQGMMPSMNRSMSVPDTGSMWDMHTSASQPSGGEASLWDITMNPSTQGPTLEQLQKLQQERREAELRAKREEEEQRKRREEKRRLQEDQKRREEEDLFRRKQCRQQQELIMKLLQQTPQQQGPGASGSGWSGSSSSGLSKSGKPPALALLEMQQEAERLLKQQQQQRAQQQRERHSGMSMGSSSMGGQWADGVGMWGGPGGMESKGSSVSSSGSMGMWDEAVKNQSGLRGNSNNNMGLKNSRSSPSLSEQYMMRRKRTEEEEKLLKLLQGMKPQDGFTTWCEQMLHALNTSANNSSSSLDVATIVAYLKEVESPYAVLDFIRSYLGDTVEAKEFAKQFLERRAKQKANQQRQQQQLSKEVAGLNMNFPLQDSMRGMNPSTLQSMFQANHMGKSGLYDIQGGKMKKKQPMMLHSDPSILGYSFHNTGECLSLNEMEMVEDY
- the gigyf1a gene encoding GRB10-interacting GYF protein 1 isoform X2; protein product: MTAETLNFGPEWLRALSSGGSVTSPPPSPAMPKYKLAEYRYGREEMLALYIKDNKVPEDMQDKEFAAILQDEPMQPLALVALTEEEQRNFSMSVNSVAVLRLMGKGVGGAAPAGVARGRGAPRGGRGRGRGESGFYQRSIEEPEVGFGRSVREIHRSQSWDDRGERRFEKPLRREVARPGFEEPVAPVVPGRKEYARADSDNWRILREEQEEEEGGGVVGGVGGGVVGSAEPATNWRLTGIRRDVQFDTDGGPCLLSDGGPRSAGWRDHTGPGESRRRKFDFDFRDSDGHGGSGGGGRRRAGSEGLEDDRDGLPEWCTDEEDGEMGTFDSSGAFMTMKGGKESILEEEFEFKGIEEDDEEECYADMDRNSAEGEKDKEIKEAGSAGGEGETQQTSPSSSPPALIHCSPPSLEPRPSNAGPVVENPQLNNSHPVKAGSTSSEDMATFGFSKVHMNPDAPASSSLPPPPPSSAAPLHPPPGGDTEDDEGMKHLQQEAEKMVASLQDTSLEEECFTQALQQHESRNTAAALPLSHEAAMKWFYKDPQGEIQGPFTTVEMCEWFQAGYFTMTLLVKRGCDEGFQPLGDVIKMWGRVPFAPGPSPPPLLVRQPPPTQRPQSSRGSAGTVSQSSANAEDGEGRMQRRGKLDRQVTGNVDQDRLKKQQDLAAAAALYQQLQQQQLFQLINRCSEQGMMPSMNRSMSVPDTGSMWDMHTSASQPSGGEASLWDITMNPSTQGPTLEQLQKLQQERREAELRAKREEEEQRKRREEKRRLQEDQKRREEEDLFRRKQCRQQQELIMKLLQQTPQQQGPGASGSGWSGSSSSGLSKSGKPPALALLEMQQEAERLLKQQQQQRAQQQRERHSGMSMGSSSMGGQWADGVGMWGGPGGMESKGSSVSSSGSMGMWDEAVKNQSGLRGNSNNNMGLKNSRSSPSLSEQYMMRRKRTEEEEKLLKLLQGMKPQDGFTTWCEQMLHALNTSANNSSSSLDVATIVAYLKEVESPYAVLDFIRSYLGDTVEAKEFAKQFLERRAKQKANQQRQQQQLSKEVAGLNMNFPLQDSMRGMNPSTLQSMFQANHMGKSGLYDIQGGKMKKKQPMMLHSDPSILGYSFHNTGECLSLNEMEMVEDY
- the gigyf1a gene encoding GRB10-interacting GYF protein 1 isoform X5, with protein sequence MTAETLNFGPEWLRALSSGGSVTSPPPSPAMPKYKLAEYRYGREEMLALYIKDNKVPEDMQDKEFAAILQDEPMQPLALVALTEEEQRNFSMSVNSVAVLRLMGKGVGGAAPAGVARGRGAPRGGRGRGRGESGFYQRSIEEPEVGFGRSVREIHRSQSWDDRGERRFEKPLRREVARPGFEEPVAPVVPGRKEYARADSDNWRILREEQEEEEGGGVVGGVGGGVVGSAEPATNWRLTGIRRDVQFDTDGGPCLLSDGGPRSAGWRDHTGPGESRRRKFDFDFRDSDGHGGSGGGGRRRAGSEGLEDDRDGLPEWCTDEEDGEMGTFDSSGAFMTMKKGGKESILEEEFEFKGIEEDDEEECYADMDRNSAEGEKDKEIKEAGSAGGEGETQQTSPSSSPPALIHCSPPSLEPRPSNAGPVVENPQLNNSHPVKAGSTSSEDMATFGFSKVHMNPDAPASSSLPPPPPSSAAPLHPPPGGDTEDDEGMKHLQQEAEKMVASLQDTSLEEECFTQALQQHESRNTAAALPLSHEAAMKWFYKDPQGEIQGPFTTVEMCEWFQAGYFTMTLLVKRGCDEGFQPLGDVIKMWGRVPFAPGPSPPPLLVRQPPPTQRPQSSRGSAGTGNVDQDRLKKQQDLAAAAALYQQLQQQQLFQLINRCSEQGMMPSMNRSMSVPDTGSMWDMHTSASQPSGGEASLWDITMNPSTQGPTLEQLQKLQQERREAELRAKREEEEQRKRREEKRRLQEDQKRREEEDLFRRKQCRQQQELIMKLLQQTPQQQGPGASGSGWSGSSSSGLSKSGKPPALALLEMQQEAERLLKQQQQQRAQQQRERHSGMSMGSSSMGGQWADGVGMWGGPGGMESKGSSVSSSGSMGMWDEAVKNQSGLRGNSNNNMGLKNSRSSPSLSEQYMMRRKRTEEEEKLLKLLQGMKPQDGFTTWCEQMLHALNTSANNSSSSLDVATIVAYLKEVESPYAVLDFIRSYLGDTVEAKEFAKQFLERRAKQKANQQRQQQQLSKEVAGLNMNFPLQDSMRGMNPSTLQSMFQANHMGKSGLYDIQGGKMKKKQPMMLHSDPSILGYSFHNTGECLSLNEMEMVEDY
- the gigyf1a gene encoding GRB10-interacting GYF protein 1 isoform X3; protein product: MTAETLNFGPEWLRALSSGGSVTSPPPSPAMPKYKLAEYRYGREEMLALYIKDNKVPEDMQDKEFAAILQDEPMQPLALVALTEEEQRNFSMSVNSVAVLRLMGKGVGGAAPAGVARGRGAPRGGRGRGRGESGFYQRSIEEPEVGFGRSVREIHRSQSWDDRGERRFEKPLRREVARPGFEEPVAPVVPGRKEYARADSDNWRILREEQEEEEGGGVVGGVGGGVVGSAEPATNWRLTGIRRDVQFDTDGGPCLLSDGGPRSAGWRDHTGPGESRRRKFDFDFRDSDGHGGSGGGGRRRAGSEGLEDDRDGLPEWCTDEEDGEMGTFDSSGAFMTMKKGGKESILEEEFEFKGIEEDDEEECYADMDRNSAEGEKDKEIKEAGSAGGEGETQQTSPSSSPPALIHCSPPSLEPRPSNAGPVVENPQLNNSHPVKAGSTSSEDMATFGFSKVHMNPDAPASSSLPPPPPSSAAPLHPPPGGDTEDDEGMKHLQQEAEKMVASLQDTSLEEECFTQALQQHESRNTAAALPLSHEAAMKWFYKDPQGEIQGPFTTVEMCEWFQAGYFTMTLLVKRGCDEGFQPLGDVIKMWGRVPFAPGPSPPPLLVRQPPPTQRPQSSRGSAGTVSQSSANAEDGEGRMQRRGKLDRQVTGNVDQDRLKKQQDLAAAAALYQQLQQQQLFQLINSEQGMMPSMNRSMSVPDTGSMWDMHTSASQPSGGEASLWDITMNPSTQGPTLEQLQKLQQERREAELRAKREEEEQRKRREEKRRLQEDQKRREEEDLFRRKQCRQQQELIMKLLQQTPQQQGPGASGSGWSGSSSSGLSKSGKPPALALLEMQQEAERLLKQQQQQRAQQQRERHSGMSMGSSSMGGQWADGVGMWGGPGGMESKGSSVSSSGSMGMWDEAVKNQSGLRGNSNNNMGLKNSRSSPSLSEQYMMRRKRTEEEEKLLKLLQGMKPQDGFTTWCEQMLHALNTSANNSSSSLDVATIVAYLKEVESPYAVLDFIRSYLGDTVEAKEFAKQFLERRAKQKANQQRQQQQLSKEVAGLNMNFPLQDSMRGMNPSTLQSMFQANHMGKSGLYDIQGGKMKKKQPMMLHSDPSILGYSFHNTGECLSLNEMEMVEDY
- the gigyf1a gene encoding GRB10-interacting GYF protein 1 isoform X1, whose product is MTAETLNFGPEWLRALSSGGSVTSPPPSPAMPKYKLAEYRYGREEMLALYIKDNKVPEDMQDKEFAAILQDEPMQPLALVALTEEEQRNFSMSVNSVAVLRLMGKGVGGAAPAGVARGRGAPRGGRGRGRGESGFYQRSIEEPEVGFGRSVREIHRSQSWDDRGERRFEKPLRREVARPGFEEPVAPVVPGRKEYARADSDNWRILREEQEEEEGGGVVGGVGGGVVGSAEPATNWRLTGIRRDVQFDTDGGPCLLSDGGPRSAGWRDHTGPGESRRRKFDFDFRDSDGHGGSGGGGRRRAGSEGLEDDRDGLPEWCTDEEDGEMGTFDSSGAFMTMKKGGKESILEEEFEFKGIEEDDEEECYADMDRNSAEGEKDKEIKEAGSAGGEGETQQTSPSSSPPALIHCSPPSLEPRPSNAGPVVENPQLNNSHPVKAGSTSSEDMATFGFSKVHMNPDAPASSSLPPPPPSSAAPLHPPPGGDTEDDEGMKHLQQEAEKMVASLQDTSLEEECFTQALQQHESRNTAAALPLSHEAAMKWFYKDPQGEIQGPFTTVEMCEWFQAGYFTMTLLVKRGCDEGFQPLGDVIKMWGRVPFAPGPSPPPLLVRQPPPTQRPQSSRGSAGTVSQSSANAEDGEGRMQRRGKLDRQVTGNVDQDRLKKQQDLAAAAALYQQLQQQQLFQLINRCSEQGMMPSMNRSMSVPDTGSMWDMHTSASQPSGGEASLWDITMNPSTQGPTLEQLQKLQQERREAELRAKREEEEQRKRREEKRRLQEDQKRREEEDLFRRKQCRQQQELIMKLLQQTPQQQGPGASGSGWSGSSSSGLSKSGKPPALALLEMQQEAERLLKQQQQQRAQQQRERHSGMSMGSSSMGGQWADGVGMWGGPGGMESKGSSVSSSGSMGMWDEAVKNQSGLRGNSNNNMGLKNSRSSPSLSEQYMMRRKRTEEEEKLLKLLQGMKPQDGFTTWCEQMLHALNTSANNSSSSLDVATIVAYLKEVESPYAVLDFIRSYLGDTVEAKEFAKQFLERRAKQKANQQRQQQQLSKEVAGLNMNFPLQDSMRGMNPSTLQSMFQANHMGKSGLYDIQGGKMKKKQPMMLHSDPSILGYSFHNTGECLSLNEMEMVEDY